The Achromobacter deleyi genome has a window encoding:
- a CDS encoding aconitase family protein encodes MTASFVLDVPARLLFLSQDPACVTAQLAGAASDPRLAAPLRDDISTDEITPVPILTHFDEKLGRYPYTGFRAGDTLPVDMDAIRRAGVNVVVAGKRYGKGSSREHSPMAEKSAGVRLVIAESFERIYRQNADNIGLYTSTDLGLADRLLRGESVTVDEIVAGRDGLAAAIVKAGGLLAFGQAQLSGVAAHDDGAGRKEEDPAPRTLFEKIIQRHLLRTPVTAAAPEQGTGVFIRADWRFIHEYYTGMAAHMLHARFGRPLRLVDAERIVVFEDHTSYVAESPNHVRAGIVPNVRAMCQAQRDFVDAYGLRQHRTLTEDEAALDPGANVAGISHAMMAEHYALPGQVVVGTDSHTPHSGALGCVAFGVGTTDMANAFVTGAVRLTVPASLRVELSGALPPGVTAKDVVLHLLALPEIRAGAGVGKVFEFAGEAVAGLSIDERATLTNMTAELGGLTGIVAPDAETARFLRERRGVDAGIEPWMHSDPDAVYAATLRVACGELTPLVAAPGDPGNGVALSTLRDRPRIDIAYGGSCTAGKREDFDHYHEVLAWAVARGLKLPAGVTLYLQYGTTAVRDYCIAQGYDRTFAAVGARILQPSCGACANCGPGSSTDAAQVTISAINRNFPGRSGPGRVWLASPPTVMASALAGELTSFAELQARHAP; translated from the coding sequence ATGACCGCTTCATTCGTACTCGATGTTCCGGCCCGCCTGCTGTTCCTGTCGCAGGATCCCGCCTGTGTGACCGCGCAGCTGGCGGGCGCCGCGTCCGATCCGCGACTGGCCGCGCCGCTGCGCGACGACATCTCCACCGACGAGATCACGCCGGTGCCGATCCTCACGCACTTCGACGAGAAGCTGGGCCGTTACCCGTACACGGGATTTCGCGCTGGCGACACCCTGCCTGTCGACATGGATGCGATCAGGCGGGCCGGCGTCAACGTCGTCGTGGCGGGCAAGCGCTACGGCAAGGGCTCGTCGCGAGAGCACAGTCCGATGGCGGAGAAATCGGCCGGCGTGCGGCTGGTGATTGCGGAGAGCTTCGAACGCATCTATCGCCAGAATGCCGACAACATCGGGCTGTACACCAGCACCGACCTCGGCCTGGCGGACCGCCTGCTGCGCGGCGAGTCCGTCACGGTCGACGAGATCGTGGCCGGACGCGACGGGCTGGCCGCGGCCATCGTCAAGGCGGGGGGGCTGCTGGCTTTCGGACAGGCGCAGCTGAGCGGCGTCGCCGCGCACGATGACGGGGCGGGCCGCAAGGAGGAGGACCCGGCGCCGCGCACCCTGTTCGAGAAGATCATCCAGCGCCACCTGTTGCGAACGCCCGTGACGGCGGCGGCGCCCGAGCAAGGCACGGGCGTCTTCATCCGGGCGGACTGGCGCTTCATCCATGAGTACTACACCGGCATGGCCGCCCATATGCTGCATGCGCGCTTCGGGCGTCCGCTGCGGCTGGTGGACGCCGAACGCATCGTGGTCTTTGAAGACCATACTTCCTACGTAGCCGAAAGCCCGAACCATGTGCGGGCGGGCATCGTGCCCAATGTGCGCGCCATGTGCCAGGCGCAGCGCGACTTCGTCGATGCCTACGGCCTGCGCCAGCACCGCACGCTGACCGAAGACGAGGCGGCCCTGGACCCCGGCGCCAATGTGGCGGGCATTTCCCACGCCATGATGGCGGAACACTATGCGCTGCCCGGGCAGGTGGTGGTGGGAACGGATTCGCATACGCCGCACAGCGGCGCGCTGGGTTGCGTGGCCTTTGGCGTGGGCACCACCGATATGGCGAACGCCTTCGTCACGGGCGCCGTGCGGCTGACGGTGCCCGCGTCCCTGCGCGTCGAGCTGAGCGGCGCGCTGCCGCCGGGCGTGACGGCCAAGGACGTCGTGCTGCATCTGCTGGCCCTGCCTGAGATCCGCGCCGGGGCCGGGGTGGGCAAGGTCTTCGAGTTTGCAGGCGAGGCGGTCGCCGGACTGTCGATCGACGAGCGCGCCACGCTGACCAACATGACCGCCGAATTGGGCGGCCTGACGGGCATCGTGGCTCCAGACGCCGAAACCGCGCGCTTCCTGCGCGAGCGCCGCGGCGTGGACGCCGGCATCGAACCGTGGATGCACAGCGATCCGGATGCCGTCTATGCCGCGACCTTGCGGGTGGCTTGCGGCGAGCTGACCCCCCTGGTGGCGGCGCCGGGCGATCCGGGCAATGGCGTCGCCCTGTCCACGCTGCGGGACCGGCCGCGTATCGATATTGCCTACGGCGGCTCCTGCACGGCCGGCAAGCGCGAGGATTTCGATCACTACCACGAGGTGCTGGCCTGGGCGGTGGCGCGCGGGCTGAAGCTGCCCGCTGGTGTCACGCTGTATCTGCAGTACGGCACCACGGCCGTGCGCGACTACTGCATCGCGCAGGGCTACGACCGGACCTTCGCCGCCGTCGGCGCGCGCATCCTGCAGCCATCTTGCGGCGCGTGCGCCAATTGCGGGCCGGGGTCATCCACCGATGCCGCGCAGGTGACGATCAGCGCCATCAACCGGAATTTCCCGGGGCGCTCGGGCCCGGGCCGCGTCTGGCTGGCCAGTCCGCCCACCGTGATGGCCAGCGCCCTGGCGGGGGAACTGACGTCGTTCGCGGAATTGCAGGCGCGTCACGCGCCCTGA